In one window of Thalassotalea agarivorans DNA:
- the folD gene encoding bifunctional methylenetetrahydrofolate dehydrogenase/methenyltetrahydrofolate cyclohydrolase FolD, translating into MSATLIDGKDIAKQLRTSVKQRVEQRLDKGLRAPGLAVILVGQDPASQVYVGSKRKACEEVGFVSKSYDLPAQTSETELLDLITQLNNDSEIDGILVQLPLPEGLDANLVIEHIDPKKDVDGFHPANVGKLALRQPGLRPCTPKGIMTLIESTGVKTHGLDALVIGASNIVGRPMTLELLLAGCTTTTTHRFTQDLETKVRNADLVVVAVGKPGFIPGDWIKQGAIVIDVGINRLDNGKLVGDVEFDVAKDKAAFITPVPGGVGPMTVASLIENTLIACEEFNA; encoded by the coding sequence ATGTCTGCAACACTTATTGACGGCAAGGATATTGCCAAACAACTTAGAACTTCTGTAAAACAACGCGTTGAGCAGCGCTTAGACAAAGGCTTAAGAGCGCCTGGTTTAGCTGTGATCCTTGTAGGCCAAGATCCTGCATCACAAGTCTACGTGGGCAGTAAGCGTAAGGCGTGTGAAGAAGTAGGTTTTGTTTCTAAATCATATGATCTGCCAGCACAAACAAGCGAAACAGAATTGCTTGACCTAATTACTCAACTTAATAATGACAGCGAAATCGACGGCATCTTGGTGCAACTACCTTTACCTGAGGGCTTAGACGCTAACTTAGTGATTGAACACATTGACCCAAAGAAAGACGTTGATGGATTTCATCCTGCAAACGTTGGCAAGCTCGCATTAAGACAACCTGGCCTGCGCCCATGTACACCAAAGGGCATCATGACTCTTATCGAGTCAACAGGTGTTAAAACTCATGGTTTAGACGCACTGGTTATTGGCGCATCGAATATTGTCGGTCGTCCAATGACACTCGAATTACTGCTAGCTGGATGTACGACGACGACAACGCATCGCTTCACTCAAGATTTAGAAACTAAAGTACGCAATGCCGATCTAGTCGTTGTTGCTGTAGGCAAACCAGGTTTTATCCCAGGCGATTGGATTAAACAAGGCGCTATTGTGATTGATGTTGGTATCAACCGTTTAGACAATGGCAAATTGGTAGGTGACGTCGAATTTGATGTAGCTAAAGATAAAGCAGCCTTCATAACGCCGGTCCCTGGTGGTGTTGGCCCGATGACAGTAGCTAGCCTTATTGAAAACACATTAATCGCATGTGAAGAGTTTAATGCATAG
- a CDS encoding peptidylprolyl isomerase, whose amino-acid sequence MILLKTNLGEIKIALDFDNAPETAKNFQQYVEEGFYNGVIFHRVIKGFMAQGGGMESGMVEKQTRAPIKNEANNGLTNKRGTLAMARTQDPHSASAQFFINLVDNDFLNFQSETMHGWGYCVFGEVVEGMDIVDKMTLVETGNYSFHQDVPKEEIVIESATVVA is encoded by the coding sequence ATGATTTTATTAAAAACAAACTTGGGCGAAATTAAAATTGCCTTGGACTTTGACAACGCGCCAGAAACCGCTAAAAACTTTCAACAATATGTAGAAGAAGGCTTCTACAATGGCGTTATTTTTCATCGCGTTATTAAAGGCTTCATGGCGCAAGGCGGTGGCATGGAATCAGGCATGGTAGAAAAGCAAACACGTGCGCCAATTAAAAATGAAGCGAATAACGGTTTAACCAATAAGCGTGGCACATTAGCGATGGCACGTACGCAAGACCCTCACTCTGCATCAGCGCAGTTTTTTATTAACCTAGTTGATAATGATTTCCTAAACTTCCAAAGTGAAACTATGCATGGTTGGGGCTACTGTGTATTTGGTGAGGTTGTTGAAGGTATGGACATCGTAGACAAAATGACCTTAGTAGAAACAGGTAATTACAGTTTCCACCAAGATGTACCTAAAGAAGAAATCGTAATTGAATCTGCAACGGTTGTAGCATAA
- the tig gene encoding trigger factor: MQVSVETTQGLERRLTITVPADAVNVEVKNRLRQLAKTQRINGFRPGKVPPSVIEKRYGNAVRQEVSGDLMQRNFVEAIMQEKLNPAGRPQFAEKSEAGAAELTFEATFEVYPEVALKDLDKIKVEQPNVEVTEKDIDEMFVTLQKQHGTWKENKRKTKKGDKLTIDFLGRVDGEEFEGGKAENFELELGSGRMIPGFEKEITGMKVGEEKTITVTFPEDYHAENLKGKDAEFDIKVNKTEGPVLPDVDEDFAKLFGIEEGGIEALREEVTNNMTRELTNAVKAKVKEQVINGLLETNDVDLPSALVAQEVDVLRQQALQRFGGQMDPKNLPELPAEMFTEQAERRVKIGLLLGEVIKVNELKVDDAKVEELIASAASAYEDPTEVIEYYNSNPELKQQMQNVALEEQAVDFLLEGAKVKSKKASFKDIMNPEGK; encoded by the coding sequence ATGCAAGTTTCTGTAGAGACTACACAAGGTTTGGAGCGTCGTTTAACGATTACAGTTCCAGCTGACGCGGTAAATGTTGAAGTTAAAAACCGTCTTCGTCAATTAGCAAAGACACAACGTATCAATGGTTTCCGCCCGGGTAAAGTGCCACCATCAGTAATCGAAAAGCGTTACGGTAACGCAGTTCGTCAAGAAGTGTCTGGTGACTTAATGCAACGCAACTTCGTTGAAGCGATTATGCAAGAGAAGTTGAACCCAGCGGGTCGTCCACAGTTCGCTGAGAAGAGCGAAGCAGGTGCTGCAGAATTAACATTCGAAGCGACATTTGAAGTATACCCAGAAGTTGCGCTTAAAGACTTAGATAAAATCAAAGTTGAACAGCCTAACGTAGAAGTAACAGAAAAAGACATCGATGAGATGTTTGTTACGCTTCAAAAGCAACACGGTACTTGGAAAGAAAACAAGCGTAAGACTAAGAAAGGCGACAAGTTAACTATCGATTTCTTAGGTCGTGTTGACGGTGAAGAGTTTGAAGGCGGTAAAGCTGAAAACTTTGAATTAGAACTTGGTTCTGGTCGCATGATCCCTGGTTTTGAAAAAGAAATCACAGGCATGAAAGTAGGTGAAGAGAAAACAATCACTGTTACTTTCCCTGAAGACTACCACGCAGAAAACCTAAAAGGTAAAGACGCAGAGTTCGACATTAAAGTAAACAAGACTGAAGGTCCTGTATTACCAGACGTTGACGAAGATTTTGCTAAACTATTCGGTATCGAAGAAGGTGGTATTGAAGCACTTCGTGAAGAAGTAACTAACAACATGACACGTGAATTAACGAATGCTGTTAAAGCAAAAGTTAAAGAGCAAGTGATCAATGGTTTACTAGAAACTAACGATGTTGATTTACCTTCAGCATTAGTTGCACAAGAAGTTGACGTATTACGTCAACAGGCTTTACAACGTTTTGGCGGTCAAATGGACCCTAAAAACTTGCCAGAGCTTCCTGCAGAAATGTTCACTGAACAAGCAGAGCGTCGCGTTAAAATTGGCTTACTTCTAGGTGAAGTAATCAAAGTGAACGAGTTGAAAGTTGATGATGCGAAAGTTGAAGAGCTAATTGCTTCAGCAGCATCAGCATACGAAGACCCAACAGAAGTTATTGAGTACTACAACTCAA
- the cysS gene encoding cysteine--tRNA ligase: MLQIYNTLTRQKETFKPLVPGKVGLYVCGVTVYDLCHIGHARTYIGFDNIVRYMRFTGLDVNYVRNVTDVEDKIINRAAENNEDWLGLVDRNIDEMYKDFDALNLLRPDIEPRVTTHMQEIIDMIEQLVAKGNAYVATSGDVLFDVSSFEQYGQLSGQNLEQLQAGSRVEVDESKRNPLDFVLWKMAKPGEPSWSSPWGEGRPGWHIECSAMNAKELGAHFDIHGGGSDLSFPHHENEIAQSCCALDTPYVNYWIHTGMVQVDQEKMSKSLGNFFTIREVLEKYDAETTRFFLTSGHYRSQLNYSTDNLDQARASVERIYTALRDVDVPADFVLDKTHPAAEKFCQAMDDDFNTPEALAVLFELAKELNVAKQSDNQQDAITLAGTLKTLGGLLGILQQSPEAFLQGGGDEDEVAVIEALIAQRNQARADKNWALADEARDKLKAMNIVLEDSAGKTTWRKA; encoded by the coding sequence ATGCTTCAGATTTACAATACCTTAACCCGTCAAAAAGAGACTTTTAAACCACTAGTACCTGGCAAGGTCGGTTTATATGTTTGCGGTGTTACAGTGTATGACCTGTGTCACATTGGCCATGCTCGCACTTACATTGGTTTTGATAATATCGTTCGCTACATGCGATTTACAGGATTGGATGTTAACTACGTGCGTAATGTCACCGATGTGGAAGATAAAATCATTAATCGCGCAGCCGAAAATAACGAAGACTGGTTAGGTTTAGTAGATCGTAATATCGACGAAATGTATAAAGATTTCGATGCGCTTAATTTACTTCGCCCGGATATTGAACCGCGTGTAACCACACACATGCAAGAAATTATCGATATGATTGAACAACTTGTGGCAAAAGGTAATGCTTATGTGGCAACCAGTGGTGATGTATTGTTTGATGTTTCAAGCTTTGAACAGTACGGGCAATTAAGTGGTCAGAATCTAGAACAGTTACAAGCAGGTTCACGTGTTGAAGTGGACGAATCTAAACGTAACCCGCTAGATTTTGTGCTGTGGAAAATGGCCAAACCGGGTGAACCAAGTTGGTCTTCACCGTGGGGCGAAGGGCGCCCTGGTTGGCATATTGAATGTTCAGCAATGAATGCTAAAGAGCTTGGTGCCCATTTTGATATTCATGGCGGTGGTAGCGACTTGTCGTTCCCTCATCATGAAAATGAAATCGCGCAAAGCTGTTGCGCACTTGATACCCCTTATGTGAATTATTGGATTCACACAGGCATGGTACAAGTCGACCAAGAAAAGATGTCTAAATCGCTAGGTAACTTTTTTACCATACGTGAAGTCCTTGAAAAATATGACGCGGAAACGACTCGATTCTTTTTAACGTCGGGCCACTACAGAAGCCAATTAAACTATTCGACAGACAACTTAGACCAAGCGCGTGCAAGCGTAGAGCGTATCTATACGGCGCTGCGCGACGTGGACGTGCCTGCAGATTTTGTGTTGGACAAGACACATCCGGCAGCTGAGAAGTTTTGTCAGGCAATGGATGACGACTTCAATACACCAGAAGCACTAGCAGTGCTGTTTGAATTGGCAAAAGAGCTTAACGTAGCGAAGCAAAGCGATAATCAACAAGACGCTATTACCTTAGCTGGCACGTTGAAAACTTTAGGTGGTTTGCTAGGTATTTTACAGCAATCACCAGAAGCGTTTTTACAAGGTGGTGGTGATGAAGATGAAGTTGCCGTAATTGAAGCCTTAATAGCGCAACGCAATCAGGCACGAGCTGATAAAAATTGGGCGCTAGCCGACGAAGCACGGGATAAGTTAAAAGCGATGAATATTGTGTTAGAAGATAGTGCCGGTAAAACCACGTGGCGAAAAGCCTAA
- a CDS encoding UDP-2,3-diacylglucosamine diphosphatase has protein sequence MTSKQPLTYFIADLHLVESRTDITDCFLAFLQTEATKAQTLYILGDLFEYWIGDDNDTAFNRKIATALKTLSDTGTAIYFIQGNRDFAIGKDYCKQAGMTLLDDVELIDLYGQQAVILHGDTLCTRDVEYQKFRKKSRTWWWQGIMRALPLFVRRNMAENYRKKSAAATAMKAQEIMDVTPSEVIETLEAYHCQLMIHGHTHRPYRHKIEANGQPAERIVLGDWYDQGAWLKVTPDSMELLNQPFKG, from the coding sequence ATGACGTCAAAGCAGCCACTTACCTACTTTATTGCTGATTTGCACTTAGTGGAGAGCAGAACGGACATCACCGACTGCTTTCTCGCGTTTTTGCAGACAGAAGCAACGAAGGCGCAAACACTATACATACTAGGCGACTTGTTCGAGTACTGGATAGGTGACGACAACGATACCGCATTTAATCGCAAGATAGCGACAGCATTAAAAACATTATCGGATACCGGCACAGCCATATACTTTATTCAAGGTAATCGCGACTTTGCGATTGGCAAGGACTATTGTAAACAGGCTGGTATGACCTTACTCGACGATGTTGAATTAATCGACCTGTATGGTCAGCAGGCGGTGATATTGCATGGCGATACCTTGTGTACACGTGATGTTGAGTATCAAAAGTTTCGTAAAAAGTCTCGCACTTGGTGGTGGCAAGGCATCATGCGCGCGTTACCTTTATTCGTGCGTCGCAATATGGCTGAAAATTATCGCAAGAAAAGTGCCGCTGCAACGGCAATGAAAGCTCAAGAGATTATGGATGTAACACCGAGCGAAGTCATAGAAACGCTCGAAGCATATCATTGCCAACTCATGATTCATGGTCACACCCATAGGCCTTATCGCCATAAAATTGAAGCAAATGGACAGCCAGCGGAGCGCATTGTACTGGGTGATTGGTACGATCAAGGTGCTTGGTTAAAAGTAACCCCTGACAGTATGGAATTGCTGAACCAGCCTTTTAAAGGCTAG
- a CDS encoding DUF885 domain-containing protein, with translation MKKSLLVAALATSLLVACQSANDSKPAAVVDQAEIQAETSRLNAWFDVKYEEQLQSSPLMMTFLGRKDKYDQFNDFSYQQADKDLAWRKASVEEMEASFDYDKLSADGKISYDLWKYTYQRDLEASKYRSHEYVFTQMNGTQAFLPSFMINFHKVDSKEDMVAYNARLSGIGKAINDLLAIAKDNAAGGVRPPKFAYEGVIEQSLNVITGAPFDKSNTVSPLRADAKAKVDALVKAEKITPEEANTLLEQNRTALLENIAPAYGELVTWFKEDIKNTDEIATGVGKQKGGVEYYNYRLKANTTTELTADQIHQIGLDEVARIKAEMIAIKDSVGFEGDLQAFFKFVKTDKQFFYPNTDEGRQAYITDTEAFLDEINQKLPDYFGILPKAPLVVKRVESFREVAGAPQHYFPGSPDGTRPGVYYAHLLDMNAMPKNEMEGVAYHEGNPGHHMQISIAQELTSVPKFRTQLGFTVYSEGWGLYAELLAKEMGQYKNPYSDFGRLVNEMWRAVRLVVDTGLHSKGWTEQDGIDYFTENTPISAGAIKQEVRRYIVWPGQATAYKIGMLKILELRANAKQALGDKFDIKGFHDVVLGGGAVSLDVLTLRVDQWVESVKAG, from the coding sequence CCATTGATGATGACATTTTTGGGCCGCAAAGATAAATACGATCAATTTAATGACTTTAGTTATCAGCAAGCAGACAAAGACTTGGCGTGGCGCAAAGCGTCGGTTGAGGAAATGGAAGCTTCGTTTGACTACGACAAGTTATCAGCCGATGGCAAGATTTCATATGATTTGTGGAAGTATACTTATCAACGTGACCTAGAAGCCTCAAAATATAGAAGCCATGAGTATGTGTTTACTCAGATGAATGGTACGCAAGCTTTTCTACCAAGCTTTATGATCAATTTCCACAAAGTAGATAGCAAAGAGGATATGGTTGCTTACAACGCTCGTTTATCTGGTATTGGAAAAGCAATTAATGACTTACTTGCTATTGCAAAAGATAACGCGGCAGGAGGTGTTCGTCCGCCTAAGTTTGCTTACGAAGGTGTTATAGAACAATCGCTAAATGTGATTACAGGCGCACCATTTGATAAGAGTAACACCGTATCTCCACTTCGTGCTGATGCAAAAGCTAAAGTGGATGCTTTAGTGAAAGCTGAAAAAATCACGCCTGAAGAAGCTAATACATTGCTTGAACAAAATAGAACCGCCTTACTAGAGAACATAGCACCTGCCTATGGTGAACTTGTCACTTGGTTCAAAGAAGATATTAAAAATACCGATGAAATTGCAACAGGTGTAGGTAAACAAAAAGGTGGTGTTGAATATTATAACTACCGTTTAAAAGCGAACACGACAACAGAATTAACCGCTGATCAAATTCATCAAATAGGTTTAGATGAAGTTGCCCGAATCAAAGCAGAAATGATCGCTATTAAAGATTCGGTAGGTTTTGAAGGTGACTTACAAGCCTTCTTTAAGTTTGTAAAAACAGACAAACAGTTCTTCTACCCAAATACAGATGAAGGCCGTCAGGCGTATATTACAGATACCGAAGCCTTTCTCGATGAGATTAACCAAAAGTTGCCAGACTACTTTGGCATTTTGCCGAAAGCGCCACTCGTGGTTAAGCGTGTAGAATCGTTTAGAGAGGTTGCCGGTGCACCTCAGCATTATTTTCCAGGAAGCCCAGACGGAACGCGCCCGGGTGTCTATTATGCTCATTTACTTGATATGAATGCGATGCCGAAAAATGAAATGGAGGGTGTCGCTTATCATGAAGGTAACCCAGGCCACCATATGCAGATTTCGATTGCACAGGAATTAACCTCTGTACCTAAGTTTAGAACGCAACTTGGCTTTACCGTTTATTCTGAAGGGTGGGGACTATATGCCGAGCTTTTAGCCAAAGAAATGGGTCAGTATAAAAACCCTTATTCGGATTTCGGTCGCTTAGTTAATGAAATGTGGCGTGCTGTTCGTTTAGTTGTAGATACTGGTCTGCACTCAAAAGGCTGGACGGAACAAGATGGTATCGATTACTTTACTGAAAACACACCTATTTCTGCTGGCGCAATTAAGCAAGAAGTGCGTCGTTATATTGTTTGGCCAGGCCAAGCAACAGCATACAAAATTGGTATGTTGAAAATATTAGAACTTCGAGCGAATGCAAAACAGGCGCTTGGCGACAAGTTTGATATTAAAGGCTTCCACGATGTTGTTTTAGGTGGTGGTGCGGTATCACTCGATGTATTAACATTGCGCGTTGACCAATGGGTTGAGTCGGTTAAAGCGGGTTAG